One genomic window of Medicago truncatula cultivar Jemalong A17 chromosome 1, MtrunA17r5.0-ANR, whole genome shotgun sequence includes the following:
- the LOC11415276 gene encoding cytochrome P450 711A1 has protein sequence MLFISVILNVPLASTIFILVTLMGGLVGYLYWPFWKLRKVPGPPSLPLVGHLPLLAKYGPDVFSVLAKQYGPIYRFHMGRQPLIIIADAELCKEVGIKKFKEIPNRSIPSPISASPLHQKGLFFTRNSQWSTMRNTILSVYQPSHLANLVPKMQSFIESATQNLDDTSKEDIIFSNLSLRLATDVIGDAAFGVNFGLSKPHSICESMNNVEQSSANSDEVSIFINQHIYSTTQLKMDLSGSFSIIIGLIAPILQEPIRQILKRIPGTMDWKMECTNKNLTGRLDDIVKKRMEDKSRTSKNFLSLILNTRESKSVSENVFSFDYISAVTYEHLLAGSATTSFTLSSIVYLVAGHPNVEEKLLQEIDGFGPHDKIPNAKDLNESFPYLDQVIKEAMRIYTVSPLVARETSNEVEIGGYLLPKGTWVWLALGVLAKDSRNYAEPEKFKPERFDPKCGEMKRRHPYAFIPFGIGPRACIGQKFSLQEIKLTLIHLYRKYIFRHSLNMEKPVELEYGLVLNFKHGIKLRVIKRT, from the exons ATGTTGTTTATTAGTGTAATCTTAAATGTTCCTTTGGCTTCAACAATATTCATCTTAGTGACTTTAATGGGAGGATTAGTGGGTTATCTCTATTGGCCATTTTGGAAGTTAAGGAAAGTTCCAGGCCCACCATCTCTGCCTCTTGTAGGACACCTTCCATTGCTAGCAAAGTATGGTCCTGACGTTTTCTCAGTCCTTGCTAAGCAATATGGCCCTATCTACAG ATTTCATATGGGAAGACAACCTCTTATAATCATAGCAGATGCAGAGCTTTGTAAAGAAGTgggaattaaaaaattcaaagaaattcCAAACAGAAGCATTCCTTCTCCTATCTCTGCTTCTCCTCTTCACCAAAAAGGTCTATTCTTCACCAG GAACTCACAATGGTCTACGATGAGAAATACCATATTATCAGTATACCAACCATCACACTTAGCCAACTTAGTGCCTAAAATGCAATCATTTATTGAATCAGCAACCCAAAATCTTGATGACACCTCAAAAGAAgacataatattttcaaatctttcCCTAAGACTAGCAACTGATGTTATTGGAGATGCAGCATTTGGTGTCAACTTTGGTCTCTCTAAGCCTCATTCAATTTGTGAATCAATGAACAATGTAGAACAATCAAGTGCTAATAGTGATGAAGTATCAATTTTCATCAATCAACACATTTACTCCACAACACAACTTAAGATGGACTTGTCTGGTTCCTTCTCAATTATAATTGGCCTAATTGCTCCTATTCTTCAAGAGCCAATAAGGCAGATTTTGAAGAGAATACCAGGCACTATGGATTGGAAAATGGAGtgtacaaataaaaatttaaccGGTCGTCTTGATGATATTGTTAAGAAGAGAATGGAAGATAAAAGCCGAACTTCAAAGAACTTCTTGTCGCTTATATTGAATACAAGAGAGTCGAAGAGTGTGTCGGAGAATGTGTTTTCATTTGACTACATAAGTGCCGTTACTTATGAACACTTACTTGCCGGCTCGGCTACCACATCTTTTACATTGTCATCTATTGTTTATTTGGTTGCTGGTCATCCAAATGTTGAGGAAAAATTGCTTCAAGAGATTGATGGATTTGGTCCACATGATAAGATACCTAATGCTAAAGATCTCAATGAAAGTTTTCCATACCTTGATCAG GTGATTAAAGAGGCAATGAGGATTTACACCGTCTCTCCATTAGTTGCTAGAGAAACATCAAATGAAGTAGAAATAGGAGGTTACCTTCTTCCAAAG GGAACATGGGTATGGTTAGCACTTGGAGTTCTAGCAAAAGACTCAAGAAACTATGCAGAGCCAGAAAAATTCAAACCAGAGAGGTTTGACCCAAAATGTGGAGAAATGAAACGAAGGCACCCTTATGCATTCATACCATTTGGAATAGGTCCAAGGGCATGTATTGGACAGAAATTTTCTTTGCAAGAGATCAAGCTTACTTTGATTCATTTgtatagaaaatatatatttcgtcATTCACTTAACATGGAAAAACCTGTAGAACTTGAATATGGTTTAGTTCTTAACTTCAAGCATGGTATCAAGCTTAGAGTAATAAAAAGAACATAA
- the LOC11431932 gene encoding probable magnesium transporter NIPA9, whose amino-acid sequence MWESILLTVAATAGNNIGKILQKKGTIILPPLSFKLKVIRAYALNKTWSIGFLMDIFGALLMLRALSLAPVSVIQPVSGCGLAILSIFSHFYLQEVMNVVDWVGITLAGFGTIGVGAGGEEQQEMVALSIFHIPWLAFVVSILFILLNGWLRIYKRQRREQEMMEYDVVEEIIYGLESGILFGMSSVISKMGFLFLEQGFPKILVPICLLISVSCSGIGFYYQTRGLKHGRAIIVSTCAAVASILTGVLAGMLALGERLPSAPKARLALLLGWLLIITGVILLVGSTRLLRFITSRQKRSNMEKNYGPRRSTTSRVREPSPNSAVIQASTLNHLLSSSSKEKA is encoded by the exons ATGTGGGAATCGATTCTATTAACGGTGGCTGCAACCGCCGGTAACAACATCggaaaaatccttcaaaaaaagggCACTATTATTCTCCCTCCTCTCTCCTTCAAGCTCAAG GTTATTAGGGCTTATGCTTTGAACAAAACATGGTCGATAGGTTTCCTGATGGATATTTTTGGGGCGTTATTGATGTTAAGGGCATTGTCTCTGGCTCCT GTCTCTGTTATTCAACCGGTTTCTGGCTGTGGACTAGCGATTCTGTCAATTTTTTCCCATTTTTATCTCCAAGAAGTCATGAATGTTGTTGATTGGGTTGGAATTACCTTGGCTGGTTTTGGCACAATAG GAGTTGGTGCTGGTGGTGAGGAGCAGCAAGAGATGGTTGCTCTATCTATTTTTCACATACCATGGCTGGCATTTGTTGTTTCCATCTTGTTT ATACTGCTTAATGGATGGCTTCGAATATACAAGCGTCAGCGAAGAGAACAAGAGATG ATGGAGTATGATGTTGTCGAGGAAATCATTTATGGCTTGGAATCTGGTATTTTGTTTGG GATGTCATCTGTAATATCAAAGATGGGATTTCTATTCCTTGAGCAAGGTTTTCCCAAGATTCTGGTTCCTATATGCCTCTTGATCAGTGTATCTTGTAGTGGTATCGGCTTTTACTATCAG ACACGTGGCCTAAAGCATGGGAGGGCAATTATAGTTTCTACATGTGCAGCTGTGGCATCAATTTTGACCGGTGTACTTGCTGGGATGCTTGCTTTGGGTGAGCGACTTCCTTCCGCCCCAAAAGCCCGTCTAGCACTTCTTCTTGGATG GCTACTTATAATTACTGGTGTGATTTTGCTCGTTGGCTCAACACGGCTACTGAGATTCATCACTTCGCGGCAAAAAAGAAGTAACATGGAGAAGAATTATGGCCCTAGAAGATCCACTACTTCCCGTGTGAGGGAGCCAAGTCCTAATAGTGCTGTCATTCAagcatcaacattaaatcatctGTTATCATCGTCTTCCAAAGAAAAAGCTTGA
- the LOC25481992 gene encoding uncharacterized protein, with translation MEDYNKQIRPYGNSQMMQMEGYYGATNPNYDIRSYSDFSYAQTQRGPNNKDLKLKKGKSISSRSSISKSWSFGDDPEFQRKKRVASYKMYSVEGKVKGSFRKSFKWLKNRYWHVVYSLW, from the coding sequence ATGGAGGATTATAACAAACAAATTAGACCCTATGGAAATAGTCAAATGATGCAGATGGAGGGCTACTATGGAGCAACTAACCCTAATTATGATATTAGGTCCTATAGTGATTTTTCCTATGCACAAACTCAAAGGGGTCCTAATAATAAGGACTTGAagttgaagaaagggaaaagCATTTCATCAAGGTCTTCAATTTCCAAGTCATGGAGCTTTGGTGATGATCCTGAAtttcaaagaaagaaaagggttGCTAGCTACAAAATGTATTCTGTGGAAGGAAAAGTGAAAGGTTCATTTAGGAAAAGCTTTAAGTGGCTAAAGAATAGGTATTGGCATGTGGTTTATAGCTTGTGGTGA
- the LOC11418137 gene encoding cytokinin riboside 5'-monophosphate phosphoribohydrolase LOG8, with protein sequence MEEGSRKFKRVCVFCGSNSGNRQVFSDAAIQLADELVKRNIDLVYGGGSVGLMGLISQKMYNGGCHVLGVIPKALMPHEISGEAVGEVRIVSDMHERKAAMAQEAEAFIALPGGYGTMEELLEMITWAQLGIHKKPVGLLNVDGYYNSLLALFDNGVEEGFIKPSARSIVVSASSAKELMLKMESYSPSHEHVAPHESWQMKQLGNYPGQENAE encoded by the exons ATGGAGGAAGGAAGCAGAAAGTTCAAAAGGGTATGTGTCTTCTGCGGCAGCAACTCCGGCAACCGCCAAGTTTTCAGTGACGCCGCCATTCAGTTAGCAGATGAACTT GTTAAGAGGAACATAGATTTGGTTTATGGTGGTGGAAGTGTTGGATTGATGGGTTTGATATCTCAAAAAATGTATAATGGTGGTTGTCATGTTCTCGG GGTTATTCCAAAAGCTCTCATGCCCCATGAG ATATCTGGTGAAGCAGTAGGTGAAGTAAGGATTGTTTCAGATATGCATGAGAGAAAAGCTGCAATGGCTCAAGAAGCTGAGGCATTTATTGCACTCCCTG GAGGATATGGAACTATGGAAGAGCTTCTGGAGATGATAACTTGGGCTCAACTTGGGATTCATAAAAAACCG GTTGGCCTACTGAATGTTGATGGTTACTATAACTCTTTGCTTGCATTATTTGACAATGGTGTTGAAGAAGGGTTCATTAAGCCCAGCGCTCGGAGTATAGTTGTCTCAGCTTCATCAGCCAAAGAACTTATGTTGAAGATGGAG AGTTACTCTCCTTCCCATGAGCATGTAGCCCCTCATGAGAGCTGGCAGATGAAGCAGTTAGGTAATTATCCAGGACAAGAGAATGCAGAATGA